A genomic region of Glycine max cultivar Williams 82 chromosome 15, Glycine_max_v4.0, whole genome shotgun sequence contains the following coding sequences:
- the LOC100789773 gene encoding glycerophosphocholine acyltransferase 1, whose translation MSDHEDHADYADNESFAKRRFRDRSKEALSKQAVKLAKQAEEHERFINKVTHLLGVLGFGWFCFIFGARPQAVPLVYCLFYVVFVPLRWIYYRFKKWHYYLLDFCYYANTIFLVYLLFYPSNEKLFLVCFSFAEGPLAWALIVWRCSLVFSSVDKIVSVLIHLLPGLVFFTIRWWNPATFEALRPVGTARRSTWPYIEDKSYLWMWLFLVPLAVYILWQVLYFLIVNVLRRQRFLRDPEVMTSYRELSKKAQKANNIWWRLSGLLGDQNRLLMYIVLQGIFTVATTALTVPIFLSYELSVVFQLLKISASVWNGGSFLIDVMPRQVILKEKKKSEMQPVQNKKDQ comes from the exons ATGTCTGATCACGAAGACCATGCAGACTACGCAGACAATGAATCCTTTGCAAAGCGTAGGTTCAGGGATAGGTCCAAG GAGGCATTGTCCAAACAAGCCGTTAAGTTAGCCAAACAAGCTGAAGAGCATGAAAGGTTCATCAACAAG GTGACTCATCTTTTGGGGGTTCTTGGCTTTGGTTGGTTTTGCTTCATCTTTGGGGCAA GGCCACAAGCCGTTCCCTTGGTATATTGTTTGTTCTATGTGGTATTTGTTCCTCTCCGTTGGATATATTACAGGTTCAAGAAATGGCATTACTATCTCCTG GATTTTTGCTATTATGCCAATACAATCTTCTTGGTTTACCTCCTTTTCTACCCAAGCAATGAAAAGCTTTTCCTGGTTTGCTTTTCATTTGCTGAG GGGCCATTAGCGTGGGCTTTAATTGTTTGGCGCTGTAGCTTAGTTTTCAGTTCGGTTGACAAGATTGTCAGTGTTCTTATCCATCTTTTGCCTG GATTGGTTTTCTTTACCATTCGATGGTGGAATCCTGCAACCTTTGAAGCCTTGCGACCAGTGGGAACAGCTAGAAGATCTACATGGCCTTACATCGAAGATAAATCCTATCTCTGGATGTGGCTGTTTCTGGTTCCCTTAGCAGTTTATATTCTCTGGCAGGTTCTATACTTCCTCATTGTTAACGTCTTGCGCCGACAACGGTTTTTAAGAGATCCTGAAGTCATGACTTCCTACAG GGAACTCTCCAAAAAAGCTCAGAAAGCAAACAATATTTGGTGGCGTTTAAGCGGCTTACTTGGGGATCAAAATCGCTTGTTAATGTACATTGTGCTTCAAGGCATATTCACTGTGGCAACCACTGCTCTGACTGTTCCCATATTCTTGTCATATGAATTGTCTGTAGTCTTCCAATTGCTGAAGATTTCTGCGTCGGTGTGGAATGGGGGAAGTTTCCTAATAGATGTGATGCCTAGGCAGGTAATTCtcaaggagaaaaagaaatcaGAGATGCAACctgttcaaaataaaaaagatcagTGA